The Nycticebus coucang isolate mNycCou1 chromosome 8, mNycCou1.pri, whole genome shotgun sequence genome has a window encoding:
- the LOC128591411 gene encoding zinc finger protein 296-like, which yields MSRRKVGSTPRRVDLEPAANPDDEMEMPDLIIEVKPDPDERPLQAPWPEPFTPQGMSAPEWFGGKTRSSPDPMPSGAALLALSAQNPRAWWTPQSPNPLDCPPDLVTCGRCLQTFPLEAMTAFKNHKKLGCQLFRGPSPCQGSEREDMKALSCLRCGRQFTSAWKLLRHVQWDHGLSIYQTQSEAPEAALLGLAEVAAAMSAVVGPEAEAKSPQVKRVTRRSPTCPVCKKTLSSFSNLKVHIRSHTGERPYACDQCPYACAQSSKLNRHKKTHRRPLPQSPCMVGTSQEQASAPSPEPAAHIAAGASTLPCSCGEGAGASATAGIQELGAPDSSGAQAGPDGDSWGAIIKEERIDPANSQKTSPKKTPASVGKWRGPGGSCEFCGKWFAKSINLTVHRRSHTGERPYACELCSYACAQSSKLNRHRRMHGPGPDGARFECPHCYVPFALRVTLDKHLWQKHPELWGRPESRDALSVVPGT from the coding sequence ATGTCCCGCCGGAAGGTCGGCAGCACACCCCGCCGAGTAGACCTGGAGCCCGCTGCCAACCCAGACGACGAGATGGAGATGCCAGACCTCATCATCGAAGTGAAGCCAGATCCAGACGAGAGGCCCCTACAGGCCCCATGGCCGGAGCCCTTTACTCCCCAGGGAATGTCGGCGCCTGAGTGGTTCGGGGGCAAGACCCGCAGCTCCCCTGACCCCATGCCCTCTGGGGCCGCCCTCCTCGCTCTCAGCGCGCAGAACCCACGTGCCTGGTGGACGCCGCAGTCTCCTAACCCTCTCGACTGCCCCCCAGATCTGGTGACCTGCGGCCGCTGCCTGCAGACGTTCCCGTTGGAGGCCATGACTGCTTTCAAGAACCACAAGAAGCTGGGCTGTCAGCTCTTCAGAGGCCCCAGCCCTTGTCAGGGCTCAGAACGTGAGGACATGAAAGCTTTGAGCTGCCTCCGCTGCGGCAGACAGTTCACAAGCGCCTGGAAACTTCTGCGCCATGTGCAGTGGGACCATGGACTGTCCATCTACCAGACGCAATCAGAGGCCCCAGAGGCCGCACTGCTGGGCCTGGCTGAGGTGGCTGCGGCTATGTCAGCAGTGGTGGGGCCAGAAGCTGAGGCCAAGAGCCCCCAGGTGAAGCGCGTCACCCGGCGGAGCCCCACCTGCCCCGTGTGCAAGAAGACCCTCAGTTCCTTCAGCAACCTCAAGGTGCACATACGCTCTCACACCGGCGAGCGGCCCTACGCCTGTGACCAGTGTCCGTATGCCTGTGCCCAAAGCAGCAAACTCAACCGCCACAAGAAGACCCACCGGCGGCCGCTTCCCCAGAGCCCCTGCATGGTTGGCACCAGCCAGGAACAGGCTTCTGCACCCTCTCCGGAGCCAGCCGCCCATATCGCTGCTGGAGCCAGTACCCTCCCCTGTAGCTGTGGTGAGGGGGCTGGAGCCTCCGCTACTGCGGGCATCCAGGAACTTGGGGCTCCCGACAGCAGTGGGGCTCAAGCAGGCCCTGATGGGGACAGCTGGGGAGCCATCATCAAGGAAGAGAGAATTGACCCTGCAAACAGTCAGAAGACGTCACCCAAAAAGACACCTGCGTCAGTGGGTAAGTGGCGTGGGCCCGGGGGCAGCTGCGAGTTCTGCGGGAAGTGGTTCGCCAAGAGCATCAACTTGACAGTGCACCGGCGCTCCCACACTGGTGAGCGGCCCTATGCCTGTGAGCTCTGCTCCTATGCCTGTGCCCAGAGCAGCAAGCTCAACCGCCACCGCCGCATGCATGGCCCAGGGCCGGACGGCGCCCGCTTTGAGTGTCCCCACTGCTATGTGCCCTTTGCCCTTCGTGTCACCCTGGACAAACACCTGTGGCAGAAGCACCCTGAGCTGTGGGGAAGGCCTGAGAGCAGGGATGCCCTCTCTGTAGTCCCTGGTACATGA